The proteins below come from a single Prolixibacter sp. NT017 genomic window:
- a CDS encoding HD domain-containing protein: MNSHGKAQIIKQTEDFIQQRFAGDGSGHDWWHIHRVRNLALELAKREQADAFIVEMAALLHDLDDWKLNPDSNQVEKWLRKLSVAENEANHILDITRNVSFKGAGVPTPMSTIEGKVVQDADRLDAIGAIGIARTFAFGGSRDRLIYHPDATPEMHQSFESYQQNQSHTINHFYEKLLLLKDRMQTRAGYEMALHRHTVMENFLDEFFNEWDGKN, encoded by the coding sequence ATGAATAGCCACGGTAAAGCACAGATTATCAAACAAACCGAAGATTTCATTCAACAGCGCTTTGCGGGAGACGGTTCCGGTCACGATTGGTGGCATATCCATCGCGTGCGGAATCTGGCTCTGGAATTAGCCAAACGGGAACAAGCTGATGCCTTTATCGTGGAAATGGCCGCTTTGCTTCATGATTTAGATGACTGGAAACTCAATCCTGACAGTAACCAGGTAGAAAAATGGCTAAGAAAACTTTCGGTTGCCGAGAATGAAGCCAACCATATTCTGGATATTACGCGGAATGTCTCCTTTAAGGGAGCCGGGGTGCCAACACCAATGAGCACGATCGAGGGGAAAGTGGTTCAGGATGCAGACAGGCTCGACGCCATCGGTGCGATTGGCATTGCCCGTACATTTGCCTTTGGCGGAAGCCGTGACCGACTTATTTACCACCCCGATGCGACACCCGAAATGCACCAAAGTTTTGAGAGCTACCAGCAAAACCAATCGCATACCATCAACCATTTTTACGAGAAGTTGCTTCTTTTGAAAGACAGAATGCAAACCCGGGCCGGTTATGAAATGGCTTTGCATCGTCACACAGTAATGGAAAACTTCCTCGACGAGTTCTTCAACGAATGGGATGGAAAGAATTAA
- a CDS encoding sugar ABC transporter substrate-binding protein, producing MKSTLRFFILFIGLILAGCSSDKVKVGLLIHSLDKERWENDQKYFIESVNELGGKVLVAVADNDDQKQIQQAQDLLKRKIQTLVVIPVNQYSAAEIVDLAHNRSVPVISYDRLINNSRVDYYVSTDNIKIGEMQARYIVNLVPEGNYALIGGSENDNNSRMLYLGQMNILQPYIERNEIYLVYRKFTKFWSEDEGYQMAKECLDENNNQIDAIIAGNDAIAYGVLRALKEYGLEKKIAVAGMDADLRNVREIVKGDQVMTVYKPIQTMASTAAEIAVKLARGEKYEGCNNRVSNGKRLVPAVLLEALPVTKDNIEQTVVADGYLKEKDIYQ from the coding sequence ATGAAAAGTACACTGCGGTTTTTCATTCTTTTCATTGGATTGATATTGGCTGGTTGCTCGAGCGATAAAGTTAAGGTTGGTTTGCTGATACACAGTCTGGACAAAGAACGTTGGGAGAATGATCAAAAATATTTTATTGAATCTGTAAACGAACTGGGAGGAAAAGTATTGGTTGCTGTTGCCGACAACGACGATCAGAAACAAATACAACAGGCTCAGGACTTGCTTAAAAGAAAGATTCAAACTCTTGTCGTCATTCCCGTCAACCAGTATAGTGCTGCCGAAATTGTCGATTTGGCTCACAACCGCTCAGTCCCGGTCATCTCATATGACCGTCTTATTAACAACAGTCGTGTTGATTATTATGTCTCTACCGACAACATCAAAATTGGTGAAATGCAGGCCAGGTATATTGTTAACCTGGTCCCGGAAGGCAATTACGCGTTGATTGGAGGTTCGGAGAACGACAACAACAGCCGGATGCTCTACCTCGGCCAAATGAATATTTTGCAGCCATACATCGAACGTAACGAAATCTATTTGGTATACCGAAAGTTCACCAAGTTCTGGTCGGAAGACGAAGGTTACCAGATGGCCAAAGAGTGCCTGGATGAAAACAACAACCAGATTGATGCCATTATTGCCGGCAATGACGCCATTGCGTATGGAGTCTTACGCGCTTTAAAAGAGTATGGGCTTGAAAAGAAAATCGCGGTAGCCGGGATGGATGCCGACCTCCGAAACGTTCGGGAAATTGTAAAAGGTGACCAGGTGATGACGGTTTACAAACCGATTCAAACCATGGCTTCAACAGCAGCCGAAATAGCTGTCAAACTCGCCCGCGGAGAAAAATACGAAGGTTGCAACAACCGGGTTAGTAATGGAAAACGACTCGTACCGGCCGTTTTACTCGAGGCACTCCCTGTCACAAAAGACAACATAGAACAGACAGTTGTTGCTGATGGCTATCTAAAAGAAAAAGACATTTACCAATAA
- a CDS encoding DUF3109 family protein, which yields MIEIGKALISFDVLDQQFLCDLSKCKGACCVEGDSGAPLTEEEAKTIERIYPEVAPYLSEHNRAEVKKQGFSIIDSDGDLVTPIIGNRECVYTYRDEAGVVKCGIERAYLDGKIDFRKPVSCHLFPIRITEYKRFDAVNYQELDICKPGKACGKKEQLPLWKFLKEPLIRKYGKEWYEELQYAAENMPRD from the coding sequence GTGATTGAAATAGGAAAAGCACTGATCAGCTTTGATGTATTGGATCAGCAGTTTCTTTGCGATTTGTCGAAATGCAAAGGAGCTTGTTGTGTGGAAGGGGATAGTGGTGCGCCATTAACTGAAGAAGAGGCAAAGACCATCGAGCGGATTTATCCCGAAGTGGCGCCTTATTTGTCTGAGCATAACCGGGCGGAAGTGAAGAAGCAAGGCTTTTCCATTATCGATTCCGACGGCGACTTGGTAACTCCAATTATCGGCAACAGAGAGTGTGTTTACACCTACCGGGATGAGGCCGGTGTTGTCAAATGTGGAATTGAGCGTGCCTATCTCGATGGTAAAATCGATTTCCGAAAGCCGGTATCGTGTCATCTTTTTCCTATCCGGATAACCGAATACAAACGTTTTGACGCGGTAAATTACCAGGAACTGGACATTTGTAAGCCAGGGAAAGCCTGCGGAAAGAAAGAGCAGTTACCGTTATGGAAATTCCTGAAAGAACCGCTTATTCGCAAGTATGGAAAAGAGTGGTACGAGGAATTGCAGTACGCAGCTGAAAATATGCCTCGCGATTAA
- the gpmI gene encoding 2,3-bisphosphoglycerate-independent phosphoglycerate mutase — MANVKKTMLMILDGWGIGDKSKGDVIYSTPTPFIDELWNNYPHSELLTSGENVGLPDGQMGNSEVGHLNIGAGRVVYQDLVKINKAIKDKSLWSNPELLKAYDYAKTNNKQVHLIGLIGPGGVHALSDHMIALAQIATEKGLEKVFVHGLTDGRDTDPRSGYGFVESDLKGLEKTNARFASLVGRYYGMDRDKNWERIKLAYDLLVKGEGKKSNDILKSIQESYEEGVTDEFIKPVVMVDENGAPLATVQEGDVVICFNYRTDRLRQLTMAFTQEEHPEAGLHTMPVEWYTMTNYNASFKGVNVLFDKDNVANTMGEVVANAGLKQIRIAETEKYAHVTFFFSGGREQEFDGEKRILIPSPKVPTYDMQPEMSAPKVKDAIVKELNDKSADFVCLNFANGDMVGHTGVYSAIQTAVKAVDSCVKEVVEAARANDYDVVIIADHGNADNAINEDGSENTAHSLNPVPCIWVTDNKEKKLNSGILADVAPTLLTIMGVDVPAEMTGKVLIENA; from the coding sequence ATGGCAAATGTTAAAAAGACCATGCTCATGATCCTCGATGGTTGGGGGATTGGTGACAAATCGAAAGGTGATGTAATTTACAGTACACCCACACCATTTATCGATGAGCTTTGGAATAATTATCCTCACAGTGAATTATTAACCTCTGGCGAAAATGTTGGTTTACCCGACGGCCAAATGGGCAACTCCGAAGTAGGCCACCTTAATATTGGTGCCGGCCGCGTTGTGTACCAGGATTTGGTGAAAATCAACAAGGCAATCAAGGATAAATCTCTGTGGAGTAATCCTGAATTGTTGAAGGCGTATGATTATGCCAAAACCAACAACAAACAGGTTCACCTCATCGGTTTGATTGGCCCCGGCGGCGTGCATGCGCTGAGTGATCACATGATTGCCCTGGCTCAAATTGCTACTGAGAAGGGACTGGAAAAAGTATTTGTTCATGGTTTGACAGATGGACGTGATACCGACCCGCGTTCCGGCTACGGATTTGTGGAAAGTGATTTGAAAGGTCTCGAAAAAACCAATGCCCGTTTTGCATCGTTGGTTGGACGTTATTACGGAATGGACCGCGACAAAAACTGGGAACGCATCAAGTTGGCCTACGACCTGTTGGTAAAAGGCGAAGGCAAAAAAAGCAACGATATTCTCAAGTCCATCCAGGAATCATACGAGGAAGGTGTAACCGATGAGTTCATCAAGCCGGTGGTGATGGTTGACGAAAATGGCGCACCGTTGGCTACCGTTCAGGAAGGCGATGTCGTTATCTGTTTCAACTACCGTACTGATCGTTTGCGTCAGCTGACCATGGCATTTACCCAGGAAGAACATCCGGAAGCAGGTTTGCATACCATGCCGGTAGAATGGTACACCATGACTAACTACAATGCCAGCTTCAAAGGTGTGAACGTATTGTTCGACAAAGATAATGTGGCTAATACCATGGGAGAGGTAGTTGCGAATGCCGGATTAAAGCAAATTCGGATTGCTGAAACCGAAAAATATGCTCATGTAACCTTCTTCTTTTCCGGCGGACGCGAACAGGAGTTCGACGGCGAGAAGCGCATTCTGATACCTTCACCCAAGGTACCGACTTACGATATGCAACCCGAAATGTCGGCACCGAAAGTGAAGGATGCTATCGTGAAGGAGTTGAATGACAAGTCTGCCGACTTTGTTTGTCTCAATTTTGCCAATGGCGATATGGTAGGGCATACGGGAGTTTATTCGGCCATTCAGACTGCCGTGAAAGCTGTTGATTCGTGTGTGAAGGAAGTGGTTGAAGCGGCCCGTGCCAACGATTATGATGTTGTCATCATTGCTGACCACGGTAATGCCGACAATGCGATAAATGAAGATGGCAGTGAGAATACGGCTCACTCCCTTAATCCTGTTCCCTGCATTTGGGTAACCGACAATAAGGAGAAGAAGCTGAACAGTGGTATCCTGGCAGATGTTGCGCCAACGCTGTTGACTATTATGGGAGTTGATGTTCCGGCGGAAATGACTGGAAAAGTATTGATTGAGAACGCATAG
- a CDS encoding GIY-YIG nuclease family protein, translating to MSLHYVYVIYSESFDRFYVGETGDVAGRIVQHNTGFYRGSSTKYANDCT from the coding sequence ATGAGCCTTCATTATGTGTATGTCATTTACTCCGAATCTTTTGACCGTTTTTATGTTGGTGAAACAGGAGATGTTGCTGGGCGAATTGTGCAGCACAATACCGGATTTTATCGCGGTTCAAGCACGAAATATGCCAACGACTGCACCTGA
- a CDS encoding GIY-YIG nuclease family protein, whose product MSLHFVYIIYSEFFDRFYVGETEDVTGRIMQHNTGFYEGSSTKYANDWSLYLSIRCENRIQALKLERFIKQMKSRKFINKLKEDAELVNSLLKRFSE is encoded by the coding sequence ATGAGCCTTCACTTTGTATATATCATTTACTCCGAATTTTTTGACCGTTTTTATGTTGGTGAAACAGAAGATGTTACTGGGCGAATTATGCAGCATAATACAGGATTTTATGAAGGTTCAAGCACGAAATATGCCAACGACTGGTCATTGTACTTATCGATACGGTGTGAGAACAGAATACAGGCCTTGAAGTTGGAGCGTTTTATCAAGCAAATGAAAAGCAGAAAGTTTATTAATAAGCTGAAAGAAGATGCTGAATTGGTAAATAGTTTGCTGAAAAGATTTTCGGAATAG
- a CDS encoding TonB-dependent receptor, protein MDGIKIWCRLALLFLAALLLNGPVAAQHVETLRGVVLDHQTKAPLPGATVTIRGTSRFYTTSSDFNGWFEIENVPVGLHDIVVELKDYKNLLLRNVEVVTGKEAFRVIELDQKVQDNKKDIDIRPYKPGIARNATATVSAFSFNRENVQASDNVKEDPAEMAARLPAFQQILAGRNDLSIRGNSPTGLVWQLDDIPVVAPNFGHEIGLPGGTYPLQPNALLGKSEIDYGPSPAGPIDALAGKFNLRFRDGNRVDRRYSLEMGSYGAAVSAEGPISRKPSSSYLVYYRNSLPSVLEGSGVEAVPGIFPDRQQAAFKVNIPTRFAGTFSVFATGGKNKVEMLPGSSAHPENFYVYGGLPNTDNYLDETLYTGGFSHKIYLKRGISSIKTTVGISGYEKTSRMEMHRSANLRQIDTGNDNKEQELFFSSRFQHKPSVSNYIVAGISARIHQVNFADSTLTGNVTQVYPKTYYTLLDANEKGMVQVQADAGWQHKFGNTTAVYVGLNASYFTFNQTASIEPRLSIRHEYNSKTIVSIGYGLKSQLQPMFLYFMKTKADPTGTVVTEGNRNLSPTRMHELVGAVDRNFRGNLRLHAEIYFQQLMKVPVEQHVSSYSMMNYGAGFRDYSIYPLVNQGTGQNKGLELQLDKYLSHGYYFRLSGAVYDSKYKASDGASRNTAFNGAYKSDLTLGTRFPFSQSGLLDLNLHATYSGGTPLPGIDDSTSVQAGYTVYDEASRYVNRAPAWFRVDAQVSLKWSMRWLSHELSFNLHNLTGEKILLRRFYNPELGAIDEQYQLGFVPTILYRVYF, encoded by the coding sequence ATGGATGGTATAAAAATTTGGTGCCGGTTGGCGTTGCTTTTCCTAGCAGCTTTATTGCTGAATGGTCCGGTTGCAGCACAACATGTTGAAACGCTCAGAGGAGTGGTACTTGACCACCAGACCAAAGCCCCATTGCCCGGAGCTACTGTTACAATCCGGGGAACAAGCCGATTTTATACGACTTCGTCCGATTTCAACGGTTGGTTTGAAATAGAAAATGTTCCTGTAGGACTCCACGATATAGTGGTTGAGCTAAAGGACTACAAAAATCTGCTGCTCCGGAATGTGGAGGTAGTTACCGGAAAAGAAGCATTTCGGGTAATTGAGTTGGATCAAAAGGTGCAGGATAACAAGAAGGACATCGATATCCGGCCGTATAAACCCGGAATTGCCCGTAATGCAACGGCCACAGTTAGTGCATTCTCATTTAACCGGGAAAATGTTCAGGCTTCCGACAATGTAAAAGAAGATCCGGCTGAAATGGCTGCCAGGCTTCCGGCTTTCCAGCAGATACTGGCTGGACGAAACGACCTGAGCATTCGGGGAAATTCGCCAACCGGACTGGTCTGGCAACTTGATGATATTCCAGTAGTAGCACCTAACTTTGGTCACGAAATTGGATTACCCGGAGGTACGTATCCTTTGCAGCCAAATGCCCTGCTTGGAAAATCTGAGATTGATTATGGTCCATCCCCGGCCGGGCCGATTGATGCGCTGGCCGGCAAGTTCAATCTTCGGTTCCGCGATGGTAACCGGGTTGATCGTCGTTATTCCTTAGAAATGGGCTCATATGGTGCAGCTGTGTCCGCCGAAGGTCCTATCAGCCGAAAACCTTCATCTTCCTATTTGGTTTATTACCGGAATTCCCTTCCTTCTGTATTAGAGGGAAGTGGAGTAGAAGCAGTACCGGGAATATTTCCCGACAGACAGCAGGCCGCTTTCAAAGTAAATATTCCAACGCGTTTTGCCGGAACCTTTTCCGTATTTGCTACCGGTGGTAAAAACAAGGTGGAGATGCTCCCGGGGAGTAGCGCCCATCCCGAAAACTTTTATGTGTACGGAGGGTTGCCGAATACCGACAATTACCTGGATGAAACGCTTTATACCGGTGGATTTTCTCACAAGATTTATTTGAAGCGGGGAATCAGTTCTATCAAAACAACCGTCGGTATTTCGGGGTACGAGAAAACTTCCCGAATGGAAATGCATCGAAGTGCCAATCTTCGCCAAATCGATACCGGGAACGATAACAAAGAGCAGGAGCTGTTTTTTTCTTCCCGCTTTCAGCATAAACCTTCCGTATCCAATTACATTGTTGCAGGAATCTCCGCACGTATCCATCAGGTGAATTTTGCCGACAGCACCCTAACGGGGAATGTCACACAGGTCTACCCGAAAACTTATTACACGTTACTTGATGCTAATGAAAAAGGGATGGTTCAGGTTCAGGCAGACGCCGGCTGGCAGCACAAATTCGGAAACACAACAGCTGTTTATGTAGGTCTGAATGCCAGCTATTTCACTTTTAACCAGACCGCCTCCATCGAACCACGGTTGAGCATCAGACATGAGTACAATAGCAAAACCATTGTTTCCATCGGTTATGGACTTAAAAGTCAGCTGCAACCGATGTTTTTGTACTTCATGAAAACCAAGGCAGATCCTACTGGTACAGTTGTTACCGAGGGAAACCGAAATTTAAGCCCGACGCGAATGCATGAGCTGGTGGGAGCTGTTGACCGGAATTTTCGGGGAAATCTCCGGCTTCATGCCGAAATTTATTTTCAGCAGTTGATGAAAGTCCCGGTAGAACAACATGTGAGCAGCTATTCAATGATGAATTACGGCGCCGGTTTCAGGGATTATTCCATTTATCCGTTAGTGAATCAGGGAACCGGACAGAATAAAGGACTGGAACTACAACTCGATAAATATCTTTCACACGGTTATTACTTCCGTCTTTCCGGGGCAGTGTATGATTCAAAATACAAAGCAAGTGACGGTGCTTCGAGAAATACGGCTTTTAACGGCGCTTACAAGTCTGATTTGACATTGGGAACCCGTTTCCCGTTTTCCCAGAGCGGACTATTGGATTTGAATCTCCATGCCACCTATTCGGGAGGTACACCTTTGCCGGGAATTGACGACAGCACTTCGGTTCAGGCGGGATATACGGTTTACGACGAAGCGTCACGTTACGTTAACCGGGCACCGGCATGGTTTCGCGTCGATGCTCAGGTCAGTCTAAAGTGGTCGATGCGTTGGTTGAGTCACGAATTGTCTTTTAACCTGCATAACCTGACGGGAGAAAAGATTCTGCTGAGGAGATTTTACAACCCGGAATTGGGGGCTATTGATGAACAATATCAGTTGGGATTTGTGCCAACTATCTTGTATCGAGTTTATTTCTGA
- a CDS encoding pitrilysin family protein, with product MNYFTYTLPNGIRLIHQYIDSPVAHCGVIFNTGSRDEKPDEQGMAHFIEHTIFKGTQKRKAYHILSRLEDVGGELNAYTTKEETALYASFLSEYYNRTIELFSDILINSTFPEKELKKEKEVIIEEINSYNDSPSELIFDEFEDLVYDGHPIGRNILGTPENIKRFNRNDVKRFIRENYNTDEMVICSVGKITPKKLQNLVERHFSNVPENPRKHQREKFTGYKPETRLIHKDTFQAHCIIGNEAYDSQHPRRIAMLLLNNILGGQSMNSRLNLSLRERNGMAYNVESSYTAYTDTGILNIYFGTDKENLERAIKLVHREIKKLQTQAMGSLQLSKAKKQMIGQLAMAQENREDLMLTLGKSFQLYNRVDSLEKVNAKIEKVTASELMEIANEVLDRDKLSTLIFK from the coding sequence ATGAACTACTTCACATATACATTGCCCAACGGCATTCGGCTGATTCACCAATACATCGATTCGCCGGTAGCCCATTGCGGCGTGATTTTTAATACCGGGTCGCGCGACGAAAAGCCGGATGAGCAGGGAATGGCCCATTTTATCGAGCACACCATTTTCAAAGGAACGCAAAAACGGAAAGCGTATCATATTCTCAGCCGCCTGGAAGATGTTGGCGGCGAACTGAACGCTTACACCACGAAGGAAGAAACAGCACTGTATGCTTCGTTCCTGAGCGAATATTACAATCGGACCATCGAGCTTTTCAGCGATATTCTCATCAACAGCACTTTTCCCGAAAAGGAGTTAAAAAAGGAGAAAGAGGTTATCATTGAGGAGATTAACTCTTACAACGACAGTCCTTCGGAACTGATTTTCGACGAATTTGAGGATTTGGTGTATGATGGCCACCCTATCGGGAGAAATATTCTGGGAACACCCGAAAACATCAAACGCTTTAACCGGAACGATGTAAAGCGCTTCATCCGGGAAAATTACAATACCGACGAAATGGTGATTTGCTCGGTCGGAAAAATTACACCTAAGAAACTCCAGAATCTGGTCGAACGCCATTTCTCAAATGTTCCGGAAAATCCGAGAAAACACCAACGGGAAAAATTCACCGGGTACAAACCGGAAACACGACTGATACACAAAGACACTTTTCAGGCACACTGCATTATCGGGAACGAAGCCTACGACAGCCAACATCCGCGACGTATTGCCATGCTGTTGCTGAATAATATTTTGGGTGGACAATCCATGAATTCGCGCCTCAACCTGTCGCTCAGGGAACGAAACGGAATGGCCTACAATGTGGAATCGAGTTACACAGCGTACACCGATACCGGAATTCTCAACATTTATTTTGGTACCGACAAGGAAAACCTCGAACGGGCCATCAAGCTTGTTCACCGGGAAATCAAAAAGCTACAAACCCAGGCAATGGGAAGTTTGCAACTGAGCAAAGCCAAAAAACAGATGATTGGTCAGCTGGCCATGGCTCAGGAAAACCGGGAAGACCTGATGCTTACATTGGGTAAAAGCTTCCAGCTGTACAACCGCGTTGACAGCCTGGAAAAAGTAAATGCTAAAATCGAAAAGGTGACCGCCAGCGAGCTGATGGAAATTGCGAACGAGGTGCTCGACCGGGACAAACTTTCGACACTCATTTTTAAATAG
- a CDS encoding O-methyltransferase, with the protein MHLSIDLENYILEHIEEEDTVLAQLNRDTHAKQLYARMCSGHLQGSILTLLSKLVQPKRILELGTFTGYSALCLAKGLQPDGVLHTIEINDELEDFAAHYFELAGMQEQIVQHIGDASAILPTFKEPFDLIFMDADKRSYPEHYEMVIPLLREGGILIADNTLWDEKVLDDENSDEQTAGILQFNDLVKNDERVETYLFPVRDGLTVLRKKGTGLHSDAL; encoded by the coding sequence ATGCATCTTTCAATCGATCTCGAAAATTACATTCTTGAGCACATTGAAGAAGAAGATACGGTTTTGGCTCAGCTAAACCGTGACACACATGCGAAACAACTATATGCCCGGATGTGCTCCGGCCATTTGCAAGGTTCCATTTTAACGCTACTTAGCAAACTGGTTCAGCCAAAGCGAATTCTCGAACTGGGCACCTTTACCGGCTATTCGGCGCTTTGTCTGGCAAAAGGTCTACAACCGGACGGCGTTCTGCACACCATCGAAATCAACGATGAGCTGGAAGATTTTGCCGCTCACTATTTCGAATTGGCCGGAATGCAGGAGCAAATTGTTCAGCACATCGGAGATGCATCTGCCATATTGCCCACCTTCAAGGAACCGTTTGATTTGATCTTCATGGATGCGGACAAACGTTCGTACCCGGAACACTACGAAATGGTTATTCCGCTACTGCGGGAAGGCGGCATCCTCATCGCCGACAATACGCTTTGGGACGAAAAAGTGCTCGATGACGAAAATAGCGACGAACAAACAGCCGGAATTCTTCAGTTCAACGACTTGGTAAAAAACGATGAGCGGGTGGAAACCTACCTTTTCCCCGTCAGGGATGGCTTGACCGTATTGCGCAAAAAAGGCACCGGCTTGCATTCCGATGCCCTTTAA